The sequence below is a genomic window from Polynucleobacter sp. MWH-UH19D.
CGGGCTCGGCAATTTCTAGCCCAACATCTCTGCCCAACTCTAAGCATCGCTGCATAACCAGTTCGAGTAAATGTGGACCGCCATGGCATTGCAGCTCGAGAACATCCTCGCCCGTAAAGGAAGCGGGGGCAGCAAAAAAAATTGCCAGCACTTGATCAATCAATTGGCCATGTTTATCGCACAAGCCCAGTAACGTTGCCATTCTTGGCTGAAGATTTTTTTGAAACAAGGCTTGAATAAGCCCCGTTAAATTTTGTCCGCTAATGCGGATAATGCCAACACCCGCTTTGCCTGGGGCGGTAGCGATAGCAATGATGGGAATCTTACGCGTCACCATTGCTATTCGCTTTCAATAAACCTATGCCATTTTTTATTTGACAGCTTTTTTGCCAAATAGTTTATTGATTTGCCACTGTTGTGCAATTGACAATAGATTGTTTACCACCCAATACAAAACCAATCCAGCGGGGAAGAAAAAGAACATGATCGAGAAAATAATCGGCATGTACAGCATCACCTTTGCTTGCACTGGATCGGGTGGCGTTGGATTAAGTTTTGTTTGTACAAACATTGATACAGCCATAATCACCGGCAATATGTAATATGGGTCAGGAACCGATAAATCGTGGATCCACAAAACCCAAGGTGCACCGCGCATCTCTACAGAAGACAACAACACCCAGTACAAGGAAATGAACACTGGGATTTGAATCAATACTGGCAAGCAACCACCCAATGGATTGATCTTTTCCTTGCGATACATTTCCATCATTGCTTGATTGAGCTTTTGTGGTTCGCCTTTGTATTGCTCCTTCATGGCCATTAGGCGTGGCTGCACCTCTTTCATGCGTGCCATGGACTTATAGCTAGCAGCGGACAGCGGGAAGAAAACAAACTTAATCAAAATGGTTAAAAGGATGATGGACCATCCCCAATTACCAACAATATTGTGAATGTGCTCAAGTAACCAGAAAATTGGTTTTGCCAATATGGTTAGATAACCATAGTCTTTTAACAACTCAAGGCCTGGGGCAATTTTTTCCAACATGCGCTCTTCTTGCGGGCCCACGAAAAGTTGTGCATTTGCTGTGATGGTTGTTCCAGTCGCAATGGTTCCAAGTTGGCTTTGCATGCCAACCCGATATAAATTGTTATCCAATCTTCCGGAGTAAATATCGCGCACTAGTTTTATATCTGGAATCCAAGCACTAGCAAAATAGTGTTGAACGACCGCAACCCACGCAGGTTGTCCAGCATTAATTTGTGATGGCGCTATAAATTTATTTTTTTCAAGATCAACAAAAGGGATCTTTATAAACTTATCGCTATCTGTGTATATGGCGGGGCCTGTATAGGTACTTGCAGAAAATGCGCCTCCGAATGGGCCTACTTTTGCATCCTCTGAACCATCACGAACAATCTCTGTATACAAATTTAATGGCACAGGATTTGCAGAAAGTTGTGTTACCCGGTGCCCAACATAGACATCGTAGCTGCCCGGATTAAGGATGAAGGTTTTCTCTAGCTTCACACCACTGCGTTCTGATGATAGAACCAAAAAAGGTCTCCCAGAGCCATCCTTGCCTGAGCGGTC
It includes:
- the yidC gene encoding membrane protein insertase YidC, whose translation is MDFKKTILWAVFSLSGLMLYNNWQVHEGKPSMFAGSQQNVSPAISDKSSSPKSDAPVAISGATPPQAPTTKTGANENTQLFALENDLLSLQISSAGANVVDAKLLKELTADEKPVEIFKHTANHTYVARSGLVAAGGIDLPNHNSVFKLDRSGKDGSGRPFLVLSSERSGVKLEKTFILNPGSYDVYVGHRVTQLSANPVPLNLYTEIVRDGSEDAKVGPFGGAFSASTYTGPAIYTDSDKFIKIPFVDLEKNKFIAPSQINAGQPAWVAVVQHYFASAWIPDIKLVRDIYSGRLDNNLYRVGMQSQLGTIATGTTITANAQLFVGPQEERMLEKIAPGLELLKDYGYLTILAKPIFWLLEHIHNIVGNWGWSIILLTILIKFVFFPLSAASYKSMARMKEVQPRLMAMKEQYKGEPQKLNQAMMEMYRKEKINPLGGCLPVLIQIPVFISLYWVLLSSVEMRGAPWVLWIHDLSVPDPYYILPVIMAVSMFVQTKLNPTPPDPVQAKVMLYMPIIFSIMFFFFPAGLVLYWVVNNLLSIAQQWQINKLFGKKAVK